TTTTCGATATCCTTAATGGTTATGAGGCCTTTCAGGTTGAATTCCTTATCGACAATGGGAAGTTTCTCTATCTTGTATTTGTGGAGTAATTCCTTTGCCCTGTCCAGGCCGGTCTTTTCGGGAGCCGTGATGAGGTCTTCCTTTGTCATCACCTCCGAAACTTTTTTCGTGAGCTTCGTTTCGAACCTCAGGTCTCTGTTCGTAAGAATCCCCACAAGTTTGTCGTTTACGGTGACGGGAACGCCTGAAATCCTGTACTTTTCCATGAGCTTCAGAGCTTCTGATATGGGGGCTCCGGGGTCGATGGTAATGGGATCGATGATCATGCCGCTTTCCGATTTCTTGACCTTATCGACTTCTATGGCCTGTCGCTGGGGGGACATCGCCCTGTGGATAATGCCGATTCCACCTTCCCGCGCTATCGCGATACCCATGGCAGCCTCGGTGACTGTATCCATGGCCGAACTGATGAGCGGAATGTTGATTTCGATCGATTTCGTCAGGAGCGTCGTGATATCAGCGTCTTTCGGCAGGATATCTGATTTGGACGGCAGGAGCAGGACATCATCGAAGGTTAGTCCCACGGGAATCTTCTCTTCCGGCATCGAATTCTCCTCCATCCGCTGAAATTTAAAAATTTTAACATTTTTGGACGCCGTAACGCAATGCAGCCCCCTCTGA
This window of the Thermodesulfovibrionales bacterium genome carries:
- a CDS encoding IMP dehydrogenase; this encodes MPEEKIPVGLTFDDVLLLPSKSDILPKDADITTLLTKSIEINIPLISSAMDTVTEAAMGIAIAREGGIGIIHRAMSPQRQAIEVDKVKKSESGMIIDPITIDPGAPISEALKLMEKYRISGVPVTVNDKLVGILTNRDLRFETKLTKKVSEVMTKEDLITAPEKTGLDRAKELLHKYKIEKLPIVDKEFNLKGLITIKDIE